One Vicinamibacteria bacterium DNA segment encodes these proteins:
- a CDS encoding aspartate aminotransferase family protein, producing the protein MTHSSSEELIRRRLAVVPRGVGMFAGETTVASAKGAHLTDHDGRDLIDFAAGIGVMNAGHCDERVVRAIQSQAATLLHTCIHVATYEPYVALCEKLAELLPHGASTKVMLVSSGAEAVENAVKIARQATGRPAIFCYDGAFHGRTLLGMSLTGKSAYKKHCGPFAPEIYRRPFPDHFRHGDGLSMDRFVERELKRFEEGFVTGPVPADHVAAVIIEVVQGEGGFVPAPPEYLRGLRRICDDHGILLICDEVQSGFCRTGRWAAYEHAGIVPDLSTWAKSMGGGMPIGAVVGKAEIMDKAEPGTIGGTYGGNPVVCAGALANIEVMEEKDLNRRARTIGNRVRARFESLKAKCDWVADVRGLGGMVAMELCHERDPARPATELVKRATARCREQGVLVITAGPFGNVIRVLSPLVIEDEDLERGLDVIEQAVLASA; encoded by the coding sequence ATGACCCATTCTTCGAGCGAGGAATTGATCCGCCGGCGGCTCGCGGTCGTCCCCCGAGGTGTCGGGATGTTCGCCGGCGAGACCACGGTAGCTTCCGCCAAAGGGGCTCACCTCACCGATCACGACGGCCGTGACCTCATCGACTTTGCCGCCGGCATCGGCGTCATGAACGCCGGCCACTGCGACGAACGGGTCGTCCGCGCCATCCAGAGTCAAGCGGCAACGCTCCTCCATACCTGCATCCATGTCGCGACTTACGAACCTTATGTCGCGCTTTGTGAGAAGCTCGCCGAGCTTCTTCCTCATGGAGCCTCGACCAAGGTCATGCTCGTCAGCTCCGGCGCCGAAGCGGTCGAGAACGCCGTCAAGATCGCGCGCCAGGCGACCGGCCGTCCCGCAATCTTCTGCTATGACGGCGCGTTTCACGGTCGGACGCTTCTCGGCATGAGCCTCACGGGAAAGAGCGCCTACAAGAAACATTGCGGACCTTTCGCCCCGGAGATCTACCGCCGCCCGTTCCCCGACCATTTTCGACATGGAGACGGCCTGTCGATGGACCGTTTCGTCGAGCGGGAGCTGAAGCGCTTCGAGGAAGGTTTCGTTACCGGCCCCGTGCCAGCCGATCACGTGGCGGCCGTCATCATCGAGGTCGTCCAGGGGGAAGGAGGGTTCGTTCCCGCGCCACCCGAATATCTCCGCGGGCTTCGCCGTATCTGCGACGACCACGGGATCCTGCTGATTTGCGACGAGGTTCAATCCGGCTTCTGCCGGACCGGTCGGTGGGCTGCCTACGAGCACGCGGGCATCGTGCCCGACCTTTCGACCTGGGCGAAGTCGATGGGTGGCGGGATGCCCATCGGAGCGGTGGTGGGCAAGGCGGAGATCATGGACAAGGCGGAGCCGGGAACGATCGGTGGAACCTATGGGGGTAACCCCGTCGTGTGCGCCGGCGCTCTCGCCAACATCGAGGTGATGGAGGAAAAAGATCTGAACCGTCGCGCGCGGACCATTGGGAATAGAGTGCGTGCACGGTTCGAATCGCTGAAGGCGAAATGCGATTGGGTCGCGGACGTGCGAGGGCTCGGCGGCATGGTGGCGATGGAACTGTGCCACGAGCGCGATCCCGCCCGCCCGGCGACGGAGCTCGTGAAGCGGGCGACCGCGCGCTGCCGCGAACAGGGTGTCCTCGTGATCACCGCCGGTCCCTTCGGGAACGTGATTCGCGTCCTATCGCCGCTCGTCATCGAAGACGAAGACCTCGAGCGCGGCCTCGACGTCATCGAGCAGGCGGTTCTCGCCTCGGCGTAA
- a CDS encoding fused MFS/spermidine synthase has protein sequence MVVSATTIFLGAFLLFVVQPLTARRLLPWFGGSPAVWIVSLLFFQVALLAGYGYAHVLTERLSRHGQALFHVVLVLVALAFLPIGPHEPVETGASDPTWDVLAMLASSLAVPLVVVSSTNPLLQRWLASANVYRLFAVSNLGSLLGLWCYPFLLEPWTGLETQAWLWSVGFGLYAGSSVLVAARAWRHAADLSERESESEASVGVWTRFLWLGLAGTGAVMLMATSNQLTRNVAAFPFLWVLPLSLYLISFIVAFSHDRWYLRSLWASVYVVSVLVVLHLLGQSDEPPFWHQLAAYSVNLLAACMICHGELARLRPASRRLTRFYLHVAFGGALGGALVSLAAPAVFRGYWEYPLGLFAVYVLGGLSVVTGQLDIAEGHRSRILLFLAGGAIAFGALLFGYVERESGSTTLMQRSFFGVLRIYDHNPQTRFWERYLWNGPVSHGGQMMVEGRRNEPLLYYGPDSGVGVALGFRGEPWSSRGRHIGVVGLGTGTLAALALANDVVTFYELNPDVVDVAREYFYYLDESQADVRVVVGDARRSLSTETGKLDILVIDAFTGDAIPVHLLTREAFALYDERLDDEGILAVHVSNLHFDLKPVVRAHAESLGAAAVFVRNDADDETKQYLSDWVLVTRNAAFLSSAKLQSRMTPWRADLAFSATDFDWTDDYSNLLRVVKTAGE, from the coding sequence ATGGTAGTCTCGGCGACGACGATCTTCCTGGGCGCGTTTCTTCTCTTCGTCGTACAGCCGCTGACGGCGCGCAGGCTCCTCCCGTGGTTCGGAGGCAGTCCGGCGGTCTGGATCGTGTCCTTGCTGTTCTTCCAGGTCGCGCTCCTCGCCGGCTACGGATACGCGCACGTGCTGACGGAGAGGCTCTCGCGACACGGTCAGGCGCTCTTCCATGTCGTGCTCGTGCTCGTCGCACTGGCGTTCCTTCCGATCGGACCCCACGAGCCCGTCGAGACGGGCGCATCCGATCCCACCTGGGACGTGCTCGCGATGCTCGCGAGCAGCCTGGCGGTTCCGCTCGTCGTGGTCTCGTCCACCAACCCATTGCTCCAGAGGTGGCTTGCGAGCGCGAACGTTTACCGCCTGTTTGCGGTGTCCAATCTCGGCTCGCTTCTGGGGCTCTGGTGCTATCCGTTTCTGCTGGAGCCCTGGACGGGGCTCGAGACGCAAGCCTGGTTGTGGTCGGTGGGGTTCGGACTCTACGCCGGCTCTTCGGTTCTGGTGGCGGCGAGGGCGTGGCGGCACGCCGCGGACCTCTCCGAGCGCGAATCGGAGTCCGAGGCCTCGGTTGGCGTTTGGACTCGATTCCTTTGGCTCGGGCTTGCTGGGACCGGTGCCGTCATGCTCATGGCGACCTCGAACCAGCTCACCCGCAACGTCGCCGCGTTCCCGTTTCTGTGGGTGCTGCCGCTCAGTCTCTATCTGATCTCGTTCATCGTCGCTTTCTCTCACGATCGCTGGTACCTACGCTCGCTCTGGGCGAGTGTCTATGTCGTCAGCGTTCTCGTGGTCCTCCATCTTCTCGGACAGAGCGACGAGCCACCGTTCTGGCACCAGCTCGCGGCTTATTCGGTCAATCTTCTCGCCGCATGTATGATCTGTCACGGTGAGCTGGCCCGGCTTCGACCCGCCTCACGGAGGCTGACCCGGTTCTACTTGCACGTTGCCTTCGGAGGCGCTCTCGGCGGCGCGCTGGTGAGCCTCGCGGCTCCTGCGGTTTTTCGCGGCTACTGGGAGTACCCTCTGGGTCTGTTTGCCGTGTACGTTCTGGGCGGCCTCTCCGTCGTAACCGGGCAGCTCGATATCGCCGAGGGACATCGGTCGAGGATTCTTCTCTTCCTTGCCGGTGGAGCGATCGCATTCGGAGCGCTTCTTTTCGGTTACGTGGAGCGCGAGAGCGGCTCGACGACGCTGATGCAGCGAAGCTTCTTCGGCGTGCTTCGGATCTATGACCATAATCCCCAGACGCGATTTTGGGAGCGTTACCTCTGGAATGGACCGGTTTCCCACGGCGGCCAGATGATGGTCGAAGGTCGGAGAAACGAGCCGCTTCTCTATTACGGTCCCGATTCAGGCGTAGGAGTGGCTCTCGGGTTCCGAGGCGAGCCCTGGAGCTCGAGGGGCCGGCACATCGGCGTCGTCGGGCTCGGCACCGGAACCCTCGCGGCGCTGGCGCTCGCAAACGATGTCGTGACGTTCTACGAGCTGAATCCCGACGTCGTCGACGTCGCTCGCGAGTATTTCTATTACCTCGACGAGTCTCAGGCGGACGTCCGGGTCGTCGTGGGTGACGCGCGGCGTTCTTTGTCGACCGAGACCGGAAAACTCGACATCCTCGTCATCGACGCCTTTACCGGGGATGCGATCCCGGTGCATCTTCTGACGCGGGAAGCATTCGCGCTCTATGACGAGCGGCTCGATGACGAGGGAATCCTCGCGGTGCACGTATCGAACCTGCATTTCGACCTCAAGCCCGTGGTGCGGGCGCACGCCGAATCGCTCGGGGCGGCCGCCGTTTTCGTCCGAAACGATGCTGACGACGAGACGAAGCAATACCTCTCGGACTGGGTTCTGGTGACGCGAAATGCAGCTTTTCTATCGAGTGCCAAGCTGCAGTCGCGAATGACTCCGTGGCGCGCCGACCTCGCCTTCTCCGCCACCGATTTCGACTGGACGGACGACTACAGCAATCTCCTCCGCGTGGTGAAGACCGCCGGGGAGTAG
- a CDS encoding CYCXC family (seleno)protein: MAKKRKQPAAPEPVAEKLTSPGNAGRFVALALLVAGGGVFVYALSQEGAPRPTPPAPPDQTRAVEPRDPGQDQKFRYFEDPAQAHPLPVTLPPSQFQNQGIAGTYAIAKDIPEVLAQQPCLCGCDNTSDDHRSLLDCYIDEHASTCIICMKEAVLAKQMTDAGRSARDIREAILRHDYSNVSIGN, translated from the coding sequence ATGGCAAAGAAGAGAAAGCAGCCAGCCGCCCCAGAACCCGTGGCCGAGAAGCTCACCTCGCCGGGCAATGCCGGGCGTTTCGTTGCGCTCGCCCTGCTCGTCGCCGGAGGCGGCGTTTTCGTCTACGCCCTGTCTCAGGAGGGTGCACCCAGGCCTACTCCGCCCGCGCCCCCCGACCAGACCAGAGCCGTCGAGCCTCGCGATCCGGGCCAGGACCAGAAGTTCCGTTACTTCGAAGATCCGGCCCAAGCTCATCCCTTGCCGGTGACCCTTCCTCCGAGCCAGTTTCAGAATCAGGGAATCGCGGGCACCTACGCAATCGCCAAGGACATCCCCGAGGTGCTCGCGCAGCAGCCCTGCCTGTGCGGATGTGACAACACCTCAGACGATCACCGAAGTCTTCTCGACTGCTACATCGATGAGCACGCCTCGACTTGCATCATCTGCATGAAAGAAGCCGTGCTCGCGAAGCAAATGACCGATGCGGGTAGGTCGGCGAGAGACATCCGTGAGGCGATCCTGCGGCACGACTACTCCAACGTGTCGATCGGGAACTGA
- a CDS encoding sulfite oxidase translates to MIGYNLLYPRKQEMYRDTRRRFLSASGAFVAANFLPRAFAGQNESSAVEGKRGLVVLGDRPLNAETPVSLLDDEVTPNDVHFIRNNGLVPERARTRDVSDWTLTVDGVVRNTLRLGLSELKSRYPVHTMQLVMECAGNGRAGFRPPTGGNQWKLGAVGCPAYTGVRLKDVLRSAGVEPSAVYVGYYGEDVHLSGNPEAVVISRGIPISKALDDATLLAWDMNGEPLPAQHGFPLRLVAPGYPGSVSGKWLRRLWVRDRVHDGEKMEGFSYRVPKRPVEPGADVPEEEMEIIEAMPVKSIITRPGSGLEHPREVPLGLRGHAWCGDGTVDAMHLSLDFGRTWTRAELRPPRNRFAWQRWHGTLLFPTAGHYEVWVRATDHAGRQQPMVVPGWNPRGYLNNAMHRIAVKVV, encoded by the coding sequence GTGATTGGCTATAATCTCCTCTATCCTCGGAAGCAGGAAATGTATCGGGACACCAGGCGTCGCTTTCTGAGCGCCTCGGGGGCGTTCGTGGCGGCGAATTTTCTACCTCGGGCCTTCGCGGGGCAAAACGAATCGAGTGCCGTCGAGGGGAAACGGGGTCTCGTCGTTCTCGGCGATCGTCCCTTGAACGCCGAGACTCCGGTGAGCCTGCTCGACGACGAGGTGACACCCAACGACGTTCACTTCATTCGCAACAACGGGCTCGTGCCCGAGCGCGCGCGGACGAGGGACGTTTCCGATTGGACGCTCACCGTCGATGGCGTCGTGAGAAACACACTCCGGCTCGGCCTGTCCGAGCTCAAGTCTCGATATCCGGTTCACACGATGCAGCTCGTGATGGAGTGCGCGGGAAACGGCCGCGCCGGGTTTCGTCCGCCAACGGGCGGCAACCAGTGGAAGCTGGGCGCCGTCGGCTGCCCCGCGTACACGGGCGTTCGTCTCAAGGACGTGCTGAGAAGCGCCGGGGTCGAGCCCTCGGCGGTTTACGTGGGTTACTACGGGGAGGACGTCCACCTCAGCGGCAATCCGGAAGCCGTGGTCATTTCTCGCGGCATTCCCATATCCAAGGCGCTCGATGACGCCACCCTTCTCGCATGGGACATGAACGGCGAGCCCCTTCCTGCCCAGCACGGGTTTCCGCTCCGGCTGGTGGCGCCGGGTTATCCCGGCTCGGTCTCGGGGAAGTGGCTCAGACGGCTCTGGGTGCGCGATCGGGTTCACGACGGCGAGAAGATGGAGGGCTTCTCTTACCGTGTGCCGAAGCGCCCGGTCGAGCCCGGCGCCGACGTACCCGAAGAGGAGATGGAGATTATCGAGGCGATGCCGGTCAAATCGATCATCACCCGGCCAGGCTCGGGCCTCGAGCACCCGCGGGAGGTGCCGCTAGGTTTACGCGGCCACGCCTGGTGCGGTGACGGCACGGTCGACGCCATGCACCTGAGCCTCGACTTCGGGCGAACCTGGACCAGGGCCGAGCTGCGACCGCCGCGCAATCGATTCGCGTGGCAGCGGTGGCACGGGACGCTGCTCTTCCCCACCGCCGGGCACTACGAGGTTTGGGTCCGAGCGACGGATCACGCCGGTCGCCAGCAGCCGATGGTCGTTCCCGGCTGGAATCCCCGCGGTTATCTCAACAACGCCATGCACCGGATCGCGGTCAAGGTCGTCTGA
- a CDS encoding alpha/beta fold hydrolase — MYTQSFDLAGPAGRLEAVLMTPTVSSAAAALLLHAHPLHGGTMHFKLMFRIAKVLQRNGHAVLRFNFRGVGRSQGVHDDGRGEQDDVRAALDHLERAFPAVPVLLGGYSFGAVMALRVSDADFRVGSVLALGSPVAFLDSLRRPMPRLFVQGARDAFGDAAAIQGYVNEAPSGARLVLVPGADHYFDGHIDTVESIVSDWL, encoded by the coding sequence ATGTACACGCAATCGTTCGATCTGGCGGGACCGGCGGGACGACTCGAAGCCGTCCTCATGACTCCCACGGTGTCTTCGGCCGCGGCAGCCTTGCTCTTGCACGCTCACCCGTTGCACGGCGGTACGATGCATTTCAAGCTGATGTTCCGGATCGCGAAAGTGCTTCAAAGAAACGGCCATGCCGTGCTTCGCTTCAACTTTCGCGGTGTGGGCCGAAGCCAGGGCGTCCATGATGACGGCCGCGGCGAGCAGGACGACGTCCGCGCGGCTCTCGACCACCTCGAAAGGGCGTTCCCGGCCGTTCCCGTCCTGCTCGGAGGGTATTCCTTCGGCGCGGTCATGGCGCTTCGCGTGAGCGACGCGGACTTCCGAGTGGGCTCGGTTCTGGCTCTGGGGTCTCCCGTGGCATTCCTCGACTCGCTGAGACGACCGATGCCACGACTCTTCGTCCAGGGCGCGCGCGACGCTTTCGGTGATGCCGCGGCGATCCAGGGCTACGTCAACGAGGCCCCGTCGGGAGCGAGGCTCGTCCTCGTACCGGGGGCAGATCATTATTTCGACGGTCACATCGACACAGTGGAGAGCATCGTCAGTGATTGGCTATAA
- a CDS encoding DUF1572 family protein, translating into MELPQLYLENARFELARLKKLADGAMAQLPDEAAFHRALDAESNSVAILIQHLSGNMVSRFTDFLLSDGEKPQRHRDREFESSPDRTREELMAIWERGFACAFESLDRLAPGDLDRTLLIRGEEHTVTEALQRHLIHCAYHVGQIVMLAKHLAASRWKSLSIPRGKSQDAVGRYKKL; encoded by the coding sequence GTGGAACTACCGCAACTGTATCTCGAGAATGCCCGTTTCGAGCTCGCCCGTCTGAAGAAGCTCGCCGACGGAGCCATGGCGCAGCTACCCGACGAGGCGGCGTTTCACCGTGCGCTCGACGCCGAGTCGAACTCCGTCGCGATCTTGATCCAGCACCTGAGCGGAAACATGGTATCGCGCTTCACCGACTTTCTCCTCTCCGACGGAGAAAAGCCCCAACGACACCGGGACCGCGAGTTCGAGTCCAGCCCCGACCGGACGCGAGAAGAGTTGATGGCGATTTGGGAACGTGGCTTCGCCTGTGCCTTCGAAAGCCTCGACCGCCTCGCCCCGGGGGATCTGGACCGGACGCTTCTCATTCGCGGAGAGGAGCACACGGTGACCGAAGCGCTCCAGCGCCACCTCATCCACTGCGCGTATCACGTCGGCCAGATTGTCATGCTTGCGAAACACCTCGCCGCCTCGCGGTGGAAGAGCCTGAGCATCCCGCGAGGCAAGTCCCAGGATGCCGTGGGACGCTACAAGAAGTTATAA
- a CDS encoding septal ring lytic transglycosylase RlpA family protein: protein MWNRLLVGAGAVVLLASGCSSRRAPVSPGPPPRHVEEGLASWYGIEEAGRATASGEIMDPERMTAAHKTLPFGSLVRVTDLESRQEVEVIINDRGPFVKGRIIDLSFGAARELGLAEKGVTPVRIEVLGLSGPLAERRWRVQVGSFSEPDRASELMTLLQAEGHSPVVVSPFQSGPDVFHRVWVGAFDERDPAERLARALRFEGHQGIVVLAAAASQ, encoded by the coding sequence ATGTGGAATCGACTCCTCGTGGGCGCCGGAGCCGTCGTGCTCCTGGCGAGCGGCTGCTCGAGCCGCCGGGCTCCCGTGTCTCCCGGTCCTCCACCCCGGCACGTCGAGGAAGGCCTCGCGTCCTGGTACGGAATCGAGGAAGCCGGTCGGGCAACGGCAAGCGGCGAGATCATGGATCCGGAACGGATGACGGCCGCCCACAAGACTCTTCCGTTCGGCTCGCTCGTACGAGTGACCGATCTCGAGAGTCGGCAGGAGGTGGAGGTCATCATCAACGACCGGGGTCCCTTCGTGAAAGGCCGCATCATCGACTTGTCGTTCGGGGCGGCCCGTGAGCTGGGTCTCGCTGAAAAAGGCGTCACCCCCGTCCGCATCGAGGTTCTGGGCCTGTCGGGACCGCTCGCCGAGAGACGATGGCGCGTCCAGGTCGGCTCGTTCTCCGAGCCCGACCGGGCGAGCGAGCTGATGACGCTGCTCCAGGCCGAAGGGCATTCTCCCGTTGTCGTGTCGCCTTTCCAGTCGGGGCCCGATGTTTTCCACCGGGTGTGGGTGGGCGCTTTTGACGAGCGCGACCCTGCGGAACGGCTAGCCCGCGCCTTACGGTTCGAAGGTCATCAGGGTATCGTCGTTCTCGCGGCGGCGGCGAGCCAATAG